A genomic window from Yarrowia lipolytica chromosome 1D, complete sequence includes:
- a CDS encoding uncharacterized protein (Compare to YALI0D04136g, no similarity), translating to MSSAGPTKNTDQDLALKFARLKCDSDPEAYIWEYRNLHLALGLSDAANTSPKGDLVMGAIFVSNLPEPVQKRMDMSLLGNMTDLIWEAFQASETEREWQRFKEIHPDAVEEDDDESMAASDVEDIASTRTSSPVLPSVPSTPKETVVSTPEIPQEIPMVGTPTTPNMNIPQATSRNVSSGSGHNVPVVASSATTSPNNSSSQAEGIYQPKFRQTHSRSASQSVISTTPLSELGNTSMNGNNGGGPRRIESRHKRSQSNAKPAANAAPAPVSNVTYGGVGVGQIPSFSPATGANTTDFAPSRSRAASIVSNGGNGGSGGNQGERKPSSAKRPNGKFTHTGRLTSKEKTRRQEKGLCLYCAKPGHARPQCPVLHEKASAGTRNLKQRAC from the coding sequence ATGTCCTCTGCTGGCCCCACCAAAAACACCGACCAGGACCTTGCTCTCAAGTTTGCCCGTCTCAAATGCGATTCCGACCCTGAGGCCTACATCTGGGAGTACCGAAACCTCCATCTGGCCCTCGGCCTGTCCGATGCTGCCAACACCTCGCCCAAGGGCGACCTGGTCATGGGCGCCATCTTTGTGTCCAACCTGCCCGAGCCTGTCCAGAAGCGAATGGACATGTCGCTCCTGGGCAACATGACCGATCTCATCTGGGAGGCCTTCCAGGCGTCCGAGACGGAGCGGGAGTGGCAGCGATTCAAGGAAATCCACCCCGACGcggtcgaggaggacgatgacgaGTCCATGGCCGCCTCCGACGTGGAAGACATTGCCTCAACACGAACGTCTTCCCCTGTCCTGCCCTCCGTGCCCTCCACCCCCAAGGAGACGGTGGTTTCCACCCCGGAAATCCCCCAGGAGATCCCCATGGTTGGTActcccaccacccccaacATGAACATTCCCCAGGCCACGTCGCGAAACGTGTCATCCGGCTCCGGTCACAATGTTCCTGTCGTGGCCTCCTCCGCCACCACGTCGCCCAACAACTCTTCTTCGCAAGCCGAAGGAATCTACCAGCCCAAGTTCCGACAGACTCACAGTCGATCCGCCTCGCAGTCTGTCATTTCCACTACCCCTCTTTCCGAACTCGGCAACACCAGTATGAACGGCAACAACGGCGGAGGTCCCCGACGAATCGAGTCGCGTCACAAGCGATCGCAGAGCAATGCCAAGCCTGCTGCTAacgctgctcctgctcctgtcTCCAATGTCACCTACGGTGGCGTTGGAGTGGGCCAAATCCCCTCCTTCTCGCCTGCCACAGGCGCTAACACCACCGACTTTGCTCCTTCTCGAAGCAGAGCCGCATCCATTGTTAGCAACGGCGGCAACGGAGGTAGCGGAGGAAACCAGGGCGAGCGAAAACCCTCTTCGGCCAAGCGGCCCAACGGTAAGTTCACCCACACTGGACGACTTAcctccaaggagaagacccgacgacaagaaaagggtctgtgtctgtacTGTGCCAAGCCCGGCCATGCACGACCCCAGTGTCCAGTGCTGCACGAGAAGGCCAGCGCCGGCACCCGAAACCTCAAGCAGCGTGCTTGTTAG